A window of Streptomyces marispadix contains these coding sequences:
- a CDS encoding cupin domain-containing protein, protein MTTAPVRITAAEGPGQPERTPELEELYRGFESELLVPLWTEIGDLMPHEPNSRAQAHAWRWRNLLPLAERAGRLVPVGRGGERRAIALANPGLGGAPFATPTLWAAIQYLGPREDAPVHRHTQHAFRFVVEGEGVWTVVDGDPVAMRRGDFLLTPGWHFHGHHNRSDAPMAWLDGLDIPLSHYTGSTFFEFGPDEVGDRTAPARSRSEQLWSHPGLTPVSAAGTPRPSSPIAAYRWEHTDRALDDQLALERDGFAGVLEPGHAAVRFTNPTTGGDVMPTIRAEFHRLRAGTVTATRREVGSSVYQVFDGAGTVRVGEREWTVAHGDLFAVPSWQPLTVAAAGGEGLDLFRFSDTPVFDRLHQSRVHIEDTPVEDIPSEGAAR, encoded by the coding sequence ATGACCACCGCACCGGTGCGCATCACCGCCGCCGAAGGCCCAGGGCAGCCCGAACGCACCCCCGAACTGGAGGAGTTGTACCGGGGTTTCGAGTCGGAGCTGCTCGTACCGCTGTGGACGGAGATCGGCGACCTGATGCCGCACGAGCCGAACTCCCGTGCGCAGGCCCACGCTTGGCGCTGGAGGAATCTGCTGCCGCTGGCCGAACGCGCAGGGCGGCTCGTACCGGTGGGCCGTGGCGGCGAGCGCCGGGCCATCGCCCTCGCCAACCCCGGCCTGGGCGGCGCCCCGTTCGCCACTCCCACGCTGTGGGCGGCGATCCAGTATCTGGGGCCGCGTGAGGACGCACCCGTGCACCGCCACACGCAGCACGCCTTCCGCTTCGTCGTCGAGGGCGAGGGCGTCTGGACGGTCGTGGACGGCGATCCGGTGGCCATGCGCCGGGGCGACTTCCTCCTCACCCCGGGCTGGCATTTCCACGGGCACCACAACCGCAGCGACGCGCCCATGGCGTGGCTCGACGGCCTGGACATACCTCTCTCGCACTACACCGGTTCCACCTTCTTCGAGTTCGGCCCGGACGAGGTGGGCGACCGCACGGCGCCCGCACGCTCCCGCTCCGAGCAGCTCTGGTCGCACCCGGGGCTCACGCCGGTCTCGGCCGCCGGGACGCCGCGGCCCAGTTCACCCATCGCCGCCTACCGCTGGGAGCACACCGACCGGGCGCTCGACGACCAACTCGCCCTGGAGCGGGACGGGTTCGCGGGCGTACTCGAACCGGGCCATGCCGCCGTGCGGTTCACCAACCCCACCACCGGCGGAGATGTGATGCCCACGATCCGCGCCGAGTTCCACCGGCTGCGCGCGGGCACCGTGACCGCCACACGGCGCGAAGTGGGCTCGTCCGTCTACCAGGTGTTCGACGGCGCCGGCACGGTACGCGTCGGGGAGCGCGAGTGGACCGTCGCACACGGCGACCTGTTCGCCGTGCCGTCGTGGCAGCCCCTCACGGTGGCCGCGGCGGGCGGCGAAGGGCTCGACCTCTTCCGTTTCAGCGACACCCCCGTGTTCGACCGGCTCCACCAGTCCCGCGTCCACATCGAGGACACCCCCGTCGAAGACATCCCGTCCGAAGGAGCCGCACGTTGA
- a CDS encoding fumarylacetoacetate hydrolase family protein translates to MKLATLRISDTGSTAAGGAARHGSRTEAVRVDDDGHCTGLGFADVGELLAQDGWLDTAATARASGTRHPLDAADLAPVVPRPGKVVCVGLNYRNHILEMGRELPEHPTLFAKYADALIGPRDTIELAEESRQTDWEAELALVVGETVRRADEARARRAIAGFTVLNDVTMRDWQYRTKQWLQGKTFEATTPVGPCLVTPDELPGGTAPALTMTCSVDDEPMQKADTSELVFSPVELVRYVSTVTTLRPGDVIATGTPGGVGHARKPPRYLADGSRLVTEISGIGRLENIARRAVD, encoded by the coding sequence TTGAAGCTCGCCACCCTCCGCATCAGCGACACCGGGAGCACCGCCGCCGGCGGGGCCGCCCGCCATGGCTCGCGCACCGAGGCCGTACGCGTCGACGACGACGGCCACTGCACGGGCCTCGGCTTCGCCGACGTGGGCGAACTCCTCGCCCAGGACGGCTGGTTGGACACCGCGGCGACCGCACGGGCCTCCGGTACGCGGCATCCCCTCGACGCCGCCGACCTGGCGCCGGTGGTTCCGCGCCCCGGCAAGGTCGTCTGCGTAGGACTCAACTACCGCAACCACATACTCGAGATGGGACGCGAACTCCCCGAGCACCCCACGCTGTTCGCCAAGTACGCGGACGCCCTGATCGGTCCTCGCGACACGATCGAACTCGCCGAGGAGTCCCGACAGACCGACTGGGAGGCCGAGTTGGCGCTGGTCGTCGGCGAGACCGTGCGCCGCGCCGACGAGGCACGGGCGCGGCGGGCGATCGCCGGATTCACCGTCCTCAACGACGTCACCATGCGCGACTGGCAGTACCGCACCAAGCAGTGGCTTCAGGGAAAGACCTTCGAGGCCACCACCCCCGTGGGGCCCTGCCTGGTGACCCCCGACGAACTGCCCGGCGGCACCGCGCCCGCGCTGACCATGACCTGCTCCGTGGACGACGAGCCGATGCAGAAGGCCGACACGTCCGAACTGGTCTTCAGCCCCGTGGAGTTGGTCCGCTACGTCTCCACCGTCACCACTCTCCGGCCCGGCGATGTCATCGCCACGGGAACACCGGGCGGCGTCGGCCACGCACGGAAACCCCCGAGGTATCTCGCCGACGGCTCCCGCCTCGTGACGGAGATCAGCGGCATCGGGCGGCTGGAGAACATCGCGCGGCGGGCAGTCGATTGA
- a CDS encoding maleylpyruvate isomerase N-terminal domain-containing protein has product MDDGTGRFLAAVNALPDSGFGAPTALPGWTRAHLVAHVHHNAEALMRLLHWARTGERTPMYASAGQRRAEIEEGALLPAPRLRTLVHDSAVELASAVDGLPDGAWDNEVVTAQGRTVPAREVLWMRTREVAVHAVDLEAGTGFADLPAGLNAALAADAARKHANGGDGAAVAAWLTGRTAEAPRLGPWL; this is encoded by the coding sequence ATGGACGACGGCACCGGCCGGTTCCTCGCCGCCGTGAACGCCCTGCCCGACAGCGGCTTCGGCGCGCCCACGGCGCTTCCCGGCTGGACGCGTGCCCATCTCGTAGCGCACGTCCACCACAACGCGGAGGCGCTGATGCGGCTGCTCCACTGGGCCCGTACGGGCGAGCGGACCCCGATGTACGCGAGCGCCGGCCAGCGCCGGGCCGAGATCGAGGAGGGCGCGCTCCTCCCGGCGCCCCGGCTGCGCACCCTCGTACACGACTCGGCCGTCGAACTGGCCTCGGCCGTCGACGGACTGCCGGACGGTGCCTGGGACAACGAGGTCGTCACGGCACAGGGCCGTACCGTCCCGGCGCGCGAGGTGCTGTGGATGCGGACACGTGAAGTGGCGGTGCACGCGGTCGACTTGGAGGCCGGTACGGGCTTCGCGGACCTGCCCGCCGGCCTCAACGCGGCCCTGGCGGCGGACGCCGCACGCAAGCACGCGAACGGCGGCGACGGCGCCGCGGTCGCCGCCTGGCTGACGGGCCGCACGGCCGAGGCGCCACGTCTCGGTCCATGGCTGTAG
- a CDS encoding trypco2 family protein, with the protein MALNGERRPIELSELVRQLRTELKAAAAEGADAGESLQFELGPVEIEATVAAGRDLGANGKVRFWVVEAGGDARFNRSETQRITLTLHPKGVRPDGTAYSPRISGDRLHGER; encoded by the coding sequence ATGGCGTTGAACGGGGAGCGACGGCCGATCGAACTGTCAGAGCTGGTACGGCAGTTGCGTACGGAACTGAAAGCCGCGGCGGCGGAGGGCGCGGACGCGGGCGAGTCGCTCCAGTTCGAGCTGGGCCCGGTGGAGATCGAGGCGACCGTGGCCGCGGGTCGTGATCTGGGGGCCAACGGCAAGGTGCGCTTCTGGGTCGTCGAGGCGGGCGGCGACGCCAGGTTCAACCGCTCGGAGACCCAGCGGATCACGCTCACGCTGCACCCGAAGGGCGTGCGCCCCGACGGTACGGCGTACTCACCGCGCATCTCCGGCGACCGGCTCCATGGCGAACGCTGA
- a CDS encoding FAD-dependent oxidoreductase, which produces MDVVIAGGGIAGLGNAYALATAGHRVRVLERAPDFTEIGAGLQLAPNATRVLRGWGLLDEVVELGVLPRRLVFRDMLDGTPLTRLDLDDVFEARYGAPYVLIHRSDLLRVLVSACERAGVDLVPDHDVVGVETDGDRAVVHTAGVRARHRAQVALAADGLRSRLRARISDDEPVPSGYVAYRGAFPVAEVAGRLGEDALRDVVVHIGPGCHLVQYPLRSGEIFNTVAVFASPGFRRGESDWGGPDELDAAFADACEEAQRGLKSLWRDRRWPMYDREPIPRWVDGRLALTGDAAHPMLQYLAQGACQALEDAECLAARTVKYRAPGGGCDWPGALREYEAARTARTAEVQYAARVWGETWHVDGFARTLRNTLFRDRDPADFRHVDWLYAAP; this is translated from the coding sequence GTGGACGTCGTCATCGCGGGCGGCGGCATCGCCGGGCTCGGGAACGCCTACGCGCTCGCCACAGCGGGGCACCGCGTCCGCGTGCTGGAGCGAGCCCCGGACTTCACCGAGATCGGCGCCGGGCTGCAACTCGCGCCCAACGCGACGCGTGTGCTGCGTGGTTGGGGCCTGCTGGACGAGGTCGTCGAACTGGGCGTGCTGCCGCGCCGACTGGTCTTCCGCGACATGCTCGACGGCACCCCGCTGACCCGTCTCGATCTGGACGACGTCTTCGAGGCCCGCTACGGAGCACCGTATGTGCTGATCCACCGCAGCGACCTGCTCCGTGTGCTCGTCTCGGCGTGCGAGCGCGCGGGCGTCGACCTCGTGCCCGATCACGACGTCGTCGGCGTGGAGACGGACGGCGACCGTGCCGTCGTGCACACGGCAGGCGTCCGTGCCCGCCACCGCGCCCAAGTCGCCCTGGCCGCCGACGGGTTGCGCTCCCGGCTGCGCGCACGCATCAGCGATGACGAGCCGGTCCCCTCCGGTTATGTCGCCTACCGGGGGGCGTTCCCCGTGGCCGAGGTCGCCGGGCGGCTCGGCGAGGACGCCCTTCGCGACGTCGTCGTCCATATCGGCCCCGGCTGCCATCTGGTGCAGTACCCGCTGCGCTCGGGGGAGATCTTCAACACCGTCGCCGTCTTCGCCTCGCCCGGCTTCCGGCGGGGAGAGAGCGACTGGGGCGGCCCCGACGAACTCGACGCGGCGTTCGCCGACGCCTGCGAGGAGGCGCAGCGCGGCCTGAAGTCCCTCTGGCGCGACCGCCGTTGGCCCATGTACGACCGTGAGCCCATCCCCAGGTGGGTCGACGGCCGGCTCGCCCTCACCGGCGACGCCGCCCATCCCATGCTCCAGTACCTCGCGCAGGGCGCGTGCCAGGCGCTGGAGGACGCGGAGTGCCTGGCGGCCCGGACCGTGAAGTACCGGGCGCCGGGCGGCGGTTGCGACTGGCCGGGTGCCCTGCGCGAATACGAGGCGGCACGTACGGCCCGTACCGCCGAAGTGCAGTACGCGGCCAGGGTGTGGGGTGAGACCTGGCACGTCGACGGCTTCGCCCGCACCCTGCGCAACACCCTTTTCCGCGACCGCGATCCGGCGGACTTCCGCCACGTCGACTGGCTCTACGCCGCCCCATAG
- a CDS encoding trypsin-like peptidase domain-containing protein, protein MANAEPAERPAPDGDRPWTELPNGRTAEIIVSRQDGGQGRGSGHLVASGVVLTCAHVVQGASSVQVRFNAEREQERKFEASTAWDHSGIDVAVLTFEPGGDRAEPHESHEPREPHEPGEPGDPRASRETGPQVRPESFARIGDQAVRLGCEAKGFPLFKYRPPPEGPLRDVAHIQAECVPHANSRTRTLELEVVPAPDPAADPRPPEDREGRYMPWSGMSGAVVFSGGRIIGVVTEHHPAEGGRLTASRVDTWKQLVADDDRFRHLEELLGSGSLDPAALPDAAAPPVHLPEGVRTHRQELANGINQRKYLTNRQVPFVSPGETHEADPENLLDRLSAMSTPGSRPGDLGVVLVGAAGSGKTRTCFEVAEKAHERGWSVLHVGREATASAEELADAVAALHSRGEDVLLVLDYLDRYTDLDHDFANKVEDRRTSRARLACIASLRPGAVQNVEDREQLRLFETIEVCQEESHQQSVTRGIVAKAAPAAVYAYGTDEVAAVCGTRPVLALLIARAIEYRVLDGEEDVLPLPGLRNDRDLSYWLKQRTREDFGDARTGLLASAVAAAACTQHSDAVHDAVAAFLERHGDRDFTGGDVGVVGHLRDLGWLLESDGELDVLHDFVADELLQQALLPTRTRLEGATAATMFSAFLVSLRTFRLAAGHIRRWSTDLETGKREDVRRVCDNWLRREGAEALARLAADEADLAESGRMLLALLSGPPWQSGAVAAWDRLVTPWLKRAEDAEYAEEGAAHLAHTFLADAVRNTSDSVPERLSAAALTWTEEHPDRRRETRTVLEALLRAPGLCADHRAEAARRAVDWLGAHGTTWAARPLALTETLLTRDDLPEGTAEEAVRRGLDVAESHLPVPATAHVLDAVLRVSRRPALQPGPRERVLVLALRWVRRHPGSDAASFVLAPLLQQPDLDDARTQAVFDRSLDWLGDRRTAPLATFVLRHLLKHPALTGKRLGNATGIAMDWLAERGGDRYATFLLTPLLLRSDHGQDTGTLVALGLDWLKAHHHREEAHFLLRAVLEQPRLPEGAPESAAAYARAWLGKDDHGVTENARSVLSPLLKRRELSHTYDHCAAALRWLGVEANLGSEQASFVLGPLLNHPALGPHTRDAGKIALRWLDRHPQSENVSYVLGPLLSLYGFDGDCEGERAGGRDGEPGAVGRGAEATGVRGGAEAGGVGRGAEAVSVRRGAEAGGGADPVALGFDWLAGHGTSPAARFVLAPLLRPDRAGARAAPSALAWLGTGDNSTLNDALYVLERLLTCPGLDSDLTSEAVAHALDWLDVHHASPGALRVREPLLRGPLTELPLRDRTVTRVLDCAGHGHLSLSGSILRRLLDLGPLSPGPAAALARSAWERADAQASKGALETLAWALGRDDVPSDALEKLADLALQRLDGDQLLSNSRTKLLRALLSRTDLDATRSAEAVSRALAWLDARGDVSFAGVILGLLLRRRDVIGRTGPPGTEAAPGAEGGHHAEGGPGRLVATAFEWLGVHATHPYAADVLCGLLEASTTGGSERRGVLTSEQEAECVRLARAWFEEADLQDRPAGRRLAELMGGRG, encoded by the coding sequence ATGGCGAACGCTGAGCCCGCCGAGCGCCCCGCGCCCGACGGCGACCGCCCCTGGACCGAGCTGCCCAACGGCCGCACCGCCGAGATCATCGTCAGCAGACAGGACGGCGGCCAGGGCCGCGGCTCGGGCCATCTGGTCGCCTCCGGCGTGGTGTTGACGTGCGCACATGTCGTCCAGGGCGCCTCCAGCGTCCAGGTACGGTTCAACGCCGAACGCGAGCAGGAGCGGAAGTTCGAGGCGTCTACTGCCTGGGACCACTCGGGCATCGACGTAGCCGTCCTCACCTTCGAGCCCGGCGGAGACCGCGCCGAGCCCCACGAGTCGCATGAGCCCCGGGAACCCCATGAGCCCGGCGAGCCCGGTGATCCCCGCGCGTCCCGCGAGACCGGCCCGCAGGTACGGCCCGAGTCGTTCGCCCGCATCGGCGACCAGGCCGTACGGCTGGGCTGCGAGGCGAAGGGCTTCCCGCTGTTCAAGTACCGCCCGCCGCCGGAGGGCCCGCTCCGCGACGTCGCGCACATACAGGCCGAGTGCGTACCGCACGCCAACTCCCGTACACGCACGCTGGAGTTGGAGGTCGTACCGGCCCCGGACCCGGCCGCGGACCCCCGCCCGCCGGAAGACCGCGAAGGCCGGTACATGCCGTGGTCGGGCATGTCGGGCGCGGTGGTCTTCAGCGGCGGCCGGATCATCGGCGTGGTCACCGAACACCACCCCGCCGAGGGAGGCCGCCTCACCGCGAGCCGCGTCGACACCTGGAAGCAACTCGTCGCCGACGACGACCGGTTCAGGCACCTGGAGGAGCTGCTCGGCAGCGGCAGCCTCGACCCGGCGGCGCTGCCCGACGCGGCGGCGCCCCCGGTGCACCTCCCCGAAGGCGTACGCACACACCGCCAGGAGCTGGCGAACGGCATCAACCAGCGCAAGTACCTCACGAATCGCCAAGTGCCGTTCGTCAGCCCGGGAGAGACCCACGAGGCCGACCCGGAGAACCTTCTCGACCGGCTCTCGGCGATGTCCACACCGGGTTCGAGGCCCGGGGACCTGGGAGTGGTGCTGGTCGGCGCCGCCGGCAGCGGCAAGACGCGTACCTGCTTCGAAGTGGCGGAGAAGGCCCACGAGCGCGGCTGGTCCGTGCTGCACGTCGGACGGGAAGCGACCGCCTCAGCGGAGGAGCTGGCCGACGCCGTCGCCGCGCTCCACTCGCGCGGCGAGGACGTCCTGCTCGTGCTGGACTACCTGGACCGCTACACCGACCTCGACCACGACTTCGCCAACAAGGTCGAGGACCGGCGCACTTCGCGGGCGCGGCTGGCGTGCATCGCCTCGCTCCGCCCCGGCGCGGTGCAGAACGTGGAGGACCGCGAGCAGCTGCGGCTCTTCGAGACGATCGAGGTCTGCCAGGAGGAGTCCCATCAGCAGAGCGTGACCCGCGGCATCGTGGCGAAGGCCGCACCCGCCGCCGTCTACGCCTACGGCACCGACGAGGTCGCGGCCGTCTGCGGCACCCGGCCCGTGCTCGCTCTGCTCATCGCGAGAGCCATCGAGTACCGCGTCCTCGACGGCGAGGAGGACGTGCTGCCGCTGCCCGGTCTGCGCAACGACCGCGACCTGTCGTACTGGCTGAAGCAGCGGACCCGTGAGGACTTCGGAGACGCCCGTACGGGACTGCTGGCGTCCGCCGTGGCGGCCGCGGCCTGCACACAGCACTCCGACGCCGTGCACGACGCCGTGGCCGCGTTCCTCGAACGCCACGGCGACCGGGACTTCACCGGCGGCGACGTCGGAGTCGTAGGGCATCTGCGAGACCTGGGCTGGCTGCTCGAATCGGACGGCGAACTCGACGTCCTCCACGACTTCGTCGCCGACGAACTCCTTCAGCAGGCGCTGCTGCCGACCAGGACGCGGCTCGAAGGCGCCACGGCCGCCACGATGTTCTCGGCCTTCCTCGTCTCCCTGCGCACCTTCCGTCTCGCCGCCGGCCACATACGCCGCTGGAGCACCGACCTCGAAACAGGCAAACGAGAGGACGTACGGCGGGTCTGCGACAACTGGCTGCGAAGGGAGGGCGCCGAGGCCCTTGCCCGACTCGCCGCCGACGAGGCGGACTTGGCGGAGAGCGGCCGGATGCTGCTGGCCCTGCTGTCGGGGCCGCCATGGCAGTCCGGAGCGGTCGCCGCGTGGGACAGGCTCGTCACGCCCTGGCTGAAGAGGGCCGAAGACGCCGAGTACGCGGAGGAAGGCGCAGCGCACCTCGCGCACACCTTCCTCGCCGACGCCGTGCGCAACACCTCCGACTCCGTGCCCGAACGCCTCTCCGCGGCCGCCCTCACCTGGACCGAGGAGCACCCGGACCGGCGCCGCGAGACCCGTACCGTCCTCGAAGCGCTGCTACGGGCGCCCGGCCTGTGCGCGGACCACCGGGCCGAGGCCGCACGCCGGGCCGTGGACTGGCTCGGCGCACACGGCACGACCTGGGCCGCCCGCCCCCTCGCGCTCACCGAGACGCTTCTCACCCGTGACGACCTGCCCGAGGGCACCGCCGAGGAAGCGGTACGCAGGGGCCTGGACGTCGCCGAGTCGCACCTTCCGGTGCCCGCCACGGCACATGTGCTGGACGCCGTGCTGCGCGTCTCGCGCCGTCCCGCTCTCCAACCGGGGCCGCGCGAACGGGTGTTGGTCCTCGCCCTCAGATGGGTCAGACGCCATCCCGGCTCGGACGCCGCCTCCTTCGTGCTCGCTCCGCTGCTCCAGCAGCCCGACCTGGACGACGCCCGTACGCAGGCCGTCTTCGACCGTTCCCTGGACTGGCTCGGCGACCGCCGCACAGCGCCCCTGGCCACCTTCGTACTGCGGCATCTGCTCAAACACCCCGCGCTGACCGGGAAACGGCTCGGCAACGCGACCGGCATCGCGATGGACTGGCTCGCCGAGCGGGGCGGGGACCGCTACGCGACGTTCCTGCTGACGCCTCTCCTGCTGCGCTCCGACCACGGGCAGGACACCGGCACGCTCGTCGCCCTCGGACTGGACTGGCTGAAGGCCCACCACCACCGCGAGGAAGCACACTTCCTGCTGCGCGCCGTACTGGAACAGCCCCGACTGCCCGAAGGCGCACCGGAGTCGGCGGCGGCATACGCGAGGGCCTGGCTGGGCAAGGACGACCACGGCGTCACCGAGAACGCCAGGTCCGTGCTCTCACCGCTGCTGAAGCGCCGCGAGCTCTCCCACACCTACGACCACTGCGCCGCCGCCCTCCGCTGGCTCGGCGTGGAGGCCAACCTCGGCTCGGAGCAGGCGAGTTTCGTACTCGGTCCCCTGCTGAACCATCCCGCGCTCGGCCCGCACACCCGGGATGCGGGCAAGATCGCCCTCCGCTGGCTGGACCGTCATCCGCAGTCCGAGAACGTGTCGTACGTACTCGGGCCGCTGCTGTCGCTGTACGGCTTCGACGGGGACTGCGAGGGAGAGCGGGCCGGGGGGCGGGACGGCGAGCCGGGCGCTGTGGGCCGGGGCGCCGAGGCGACGGGCGTGCGCGGGGGCGCCGAGGCGGGCGGCGTGGGCCGGGGCGCCGAGGCGGTCAGTGTGCGCCGGGGCGCCGAGGCGGGCGGCGGGGCCGACCCGGTCGCCCTGGGCTTCGACTGGCTTGCGGGGCACGGCACTTCACCGGCGGCACGCTTCGTACTGGCGCCTCTGCTGCGCCCGGACCGGGCGGGAGCGCGGGCGGCTCCATCGGCCCTCGCCTGGCTCGGCACCGGCGACAACAGCACGCTCAACGACGCCCTCTACGTCCTGGAGCGGCTGCTGACATGCCCGGGGCTGGACTCGGACCTCACCTCCGAGGCAGTCGCCCATGCGCTCGACTGGCTCGACGTCCACCACGCCTCGCCGGGCGCCCTGCGGGTACGTGAACCGCTGCTGCGCGGCCCGCTCACCGAACTGCCGCTGCGGGACCGCACGGTGACGCGAGTCCTGGACTGTGCGGGGCACGGCCACCTGTCGTTGTCGGGCTCGATTCTGCGGCGCCTGCTCGACCTGGGCCCCCTGTCTCCCGGACCGGCCGCCGCCCTCGCCCGGTCGGCGTGGGAGCGAGCCGACGCACAGGCGAGCAAGGGGGCCCTCGAGACGCTGGCGTGGGCCCTGGGGCGCGACGACGTCCCCTCCGACGCCTTGGAGAAGCTCGCCGACCTGGCGCTGCAACGGCTCGACGGCGACCAGTTGCTGAGCAACTCCCGTACGAAGCTGCTGAGGGCCCTGCTGAGCCGTACCGACCTGGACGCCACACGGTCCGCCGAAGCCGTGTCCCGGGCGCTGGCGTGGCTGGACGCGCGGGGCGACGTCTCCTTCGCGGGCGTGATCCTGGGGCTGCTGCTCCGGCGCCGGGACGTCATCGGTCGTACGGGGCCGCCGGGCACAGAAGCCGCCCCCGGCGCCGAAGGCGGCCACCACGCCGAAGGTGGCCCCGGCCGACTGGTCGCAACGGCCTTCGAATGGCTCGGCGTTCACGCCACGCACCCCTACGCGGCGGACGTCCTCTGCGGGCTGCTCGAAGCGTCCACTACGGGCGGGAGTGAGCGCCGAGGGGTCCTGACGAGCGAGCAGGAGGCCGAGTGCGTACGCCTGGCCCGCGCCTGGTTCGAGGAGGCGGACCTTCAAGACCGGCCCGCCGGACGGCGGTTGGCGGAGCTGATGGGAGGGCGGGGGTAG
- a CDS encoding MFS transporter has product MSRFTSAANAHAARPGATPSAAHGATSGPTPSASSPAFRSGATLVTALCWVIVVFDGYDLIVYGTVLPRLLQEPGWELSKSGAGLLGSLAFAGMLIGAVLAGRLADRYGRRRTILACTVWFSVFTALCALAPGPASFGVLRLLAGVGLGGLVPSANALAAEYVRARHRSVVSTLMMSGVPIGGVLASVTGMFVMPRFGWQAMFLIALLALAVVVPVCWRLLPESAVWLRTEGRHGEAERLERRFALPAGESEGEGEHGDGDGDGREHPDRGRSLRSLLRAPYTAATLVFSLATVATLFAWYGLATWLPQLMVETGFDLGSSLAFLLALSLGAVTGSLLTAWAGTRIGPVPTAVTAAGLAAAGLAVLLLHPATWIAYGALVLAGVGTHGTQCLIIAAVADHYPPRLRGSALGFSLGFGRIGAVLAPQTGGWLLAAGLGVDSNFLVFALGAGFAALLLTVPRGSSENSGPPENSGTSENSGTSENSGKSETPGPGGPMAADEPAPAAPPPAAAPGKPAPNEPAPNERDSSTPDPSEGAPQ; this is encoded by the coding sequence ATGAGCCGCTTCACATCCGCCGCGAACGCTCACGCCGCGCGGCCCGGAGCCACGCCCTCCGCCGCGCACGGGGCCACGTCCGGGCCCACGCCCTCCGCCTCCTCCCCGGCCTTCCGCAGCGGCGCGACCCTCGTGACCGCGCTGTGCTGGGTCATCGTCGTCTTCGACGGCTACGACCTGATCGTCTACGGGACCGTGCTGCCCCGCCTCCTCCAGGAGCCCGGCTGGGAGCTGTCCAAGTCCGGTGCGGGGCTGCTGGGTTCGCTCGCCTTCGCGGGCATGCTCATCGGGGCCGTGCTCGCGGGCAGGCTCGCCGACCGGTACGGCAGGCGCCGCACGATCCTGGCCTGCACCGTGTGGTTCTCGGTGTTCACCGCGCTGTGCGCCCTCGCGCCGGGCCCCGCCTCGTTCGGCGTGCTGCGGCTGCTCGCGGGCGTCGGCCTCGGCGGACTGGTGCCCAGCGCCAACGCCCTTGCCGCCGAGTACGTACGGGCCCGCCACCGCTCCGTCGTCTCCACCCTGATGATGTCCGGCGTGCCCATCGGCGGCGTACTGGCGTCGGTCACCGGGATGTTCGTGATGCCGCGCTTCGGCTGGCAGGCGATGTTCCTGATCGCGCTGCTCGCGCTGGCCGTCGTAGTGCCGGTGTGCTGGCGGCTGCTGCCGGAGTCCGCCGTCTGGCTGCGTACGGAGGGCCGCCACGGGGAGGCCGAGCGGCTGGAGCGGCGCTTCGCGCTGCCCGCGGGGGAAAGCGAGGGCGAAGGCGAGCACGGGGACGGGGACGGTGACGGGCGCGAACACCCCGACCGCGGGCGGTCGTTGAGGTCCCTGCTCCGCGCGCCCTACACCGCCGCGACGCTCGTCTTCTCGCTCGCCACGGTCGCCACCCTGTTCGCCTGGTACGGGCTGGCGACCTGGCTGCCGCAGCTCATGGTGGAGACGGGCTTCGATCTCGGCTCCTCGCTTGCGTTCCTCCTCGCGCTCAGCCTCGGCGCCGTCACCGGCTCGCTGCTCACCGCGTGGGCGGGCACACGTATCGGCCCCGTACCGACGGCGGTGACCGCTGCGGGACTGGCGGCCGCGGGCCTCGCCGTACTGCTGCTGCATCCGGCGACGTGGATCGCCTACGGGGCGCTGGTCCTGGCGGGTGTCGGCACTCACGGAACGCAGTGCCTGATCATCGCCGCGGTCGCCGACCACTATCCGCCCCGACTGCGCGGCAGCGCCCTCGGGTTCTCGCTGGGCTTCGGGCGCATCGGTGCCGTGCTCGCACCGCAGACCGGCGGCTGGCTGCTGGCGGCGGGGCTCGGCGTCGACTCCAACTTCCTTGTCTTCGCGCTGGGAGCGGGCTTCGCGGCGCTGCTGCTCACCGTGCCGCGCGGCTCGTCCGAGAACAGCGGCCCGCCCGAGAACAGCGGTACGTCCGAGAACAGCGGTACGTCCGAGAACAGCGGTAAGTCCGAGACCCCGGGCCCCGGCGGTCCCATGGCCGCGGACGAGCCCGCACCGGCGGCCCCGCCTCCGGCAGCCGCCCCCGGAAAGCCCGCCCCGAACGAGCCCGCCCCGAACGAACGCGACTCCAGCACACCAGACCCGAGCGAAGGAGCACCGCAATGA